A genomic stretch from Bradyrhizobium quebecense includes:
- a CDS encoding NADH:flavin oxidoreductase/NADH oxidase family protein, whose product MSPFDSLTLPNGSTVPNRIAKAAMEENMADAGHFPSAELLRLYQAWADGGAGLIITGNVMIDRRAMTGPGGVVLEDGTPLKAFRNWARIGRARGAQIWLQLNHPGRQMMKNMGQQTLAPSAVPLDLGKHSNLFAMPKAMAEHDIDEVIARFVTAAKLAEQAGFSGVQIHAAHGYLISQFLSPLSNRRTDRWGGSLQNRARLLIETVKAVRAAVAPGFSVAVKLNSADFQRGGFDAADAKTVVEMLNELPVDLVELSGGSYEAPAMQGDARDGRTLAREAYFLDFARDIAGVARMPVMVTGGIRRIGIVQQVLDSGVAIAGIATALAVRPDLPNAWRRGEDLRPEVAPIRWKSKPMASLAAMAVVKFQLRRLSRGGTANPNVSPLKALLLAQLRTASLTRRYRRWIASSANATAASHGTSAPSRANVRAVGMPR is encoded by the coding sequence ATGTCGCCGTTCGACTCCCTCACCCTGCCCAACGGAAGCACCGTTCCCAACCGCATCGCCAAGGCGGCGATGGAGGAGAACATGGCCGACGCCGGGCATTTCCCGTCGGCCGAGCTGCTGCGCCTCTATCAGGCCTGGGCCGACGGCGGCGCCGGTCTCATCATCACCGGCAATGTCATGATCGATCGCCGCGCCATGACCGGACCGGGTGGCGTCGTGCTGGAGGACGGCACGCCGCTTAAGGCGTTCCGGAACTGGGCGCGGATTGGCCGGGCCAGGGGCGCGCAAATCTGGTTGCAGCTCAATCATCCGGGCCGGCAGATGATGAAAAACATGGGCCAGCAGACGCTGGCGCCATCGGCGGTGCCGCTCGATCTCGGCAAGCATTCGAACCTGTTTGCGATGCCCAAAGCGATGGCCGAGCACGACATCGACGAGGTGATCGCGCGCTTCGTCACGGCCGCGAAACTCGCAGAGCAAGCCGGCTTCTCCGGCGTGCAGATCCATGCGGCGCACGGCTATCTGATCAGCCAGTTCCTGTCGCCCTTGAGCAACCGGCGCACCGACCGCTGGGGCGGCTCGCTGCAAAACCGGGCGCGTCTGTTGATCGAAACCGTCAAGGCAGTCCGTGCCGCGGTGGCGCCGGGCTTCTCGGTCGCGGTCAAATTGAACTCGGCCGATTTCCAGCGCGGCGGATTCGATGCAGCCGATGCGAAGACCGTCGTCGAGATGCTGAATGAATTGCCCGTGGATCTGGTGGAACTGTCGGGCGGCAGCTACGAGGCGCCGGCGATGCAGGGCGATGCGCGCGATGGCCGCACGCTGGCGCGCGAGGCCTATTTCCTCGACTTCGCGCGTGATATCGCCGGGGTCGCCAGGATGCCGGTCATGGTCACCGGCGGCATTCGCCGCATCGGCATCGTGCAACAGGTGCTCGATAGCGGCGTCGCTATCGCGGGTATCGCCACCGCTCTTGCGGTCAGGCCGGATTTGCCGAATGCGTGGCGCCGCGGCGAGGATCTGCGGCCAGAAGTTGCGCCCATCCGCTGGAAGAGCAAGCCGATGGCCTCGCTTGCCGCGATGGCGGTCGTGAAATTCCAGCTGCGGCGGTTGAGCCGGGGCGGCACGGCCAATCCGAACGTTTCGCCGCTGAAGGCGTTGCTTCTCGCCCAGTTGCGCACGGCGTCGCTCACCCGCAGATATCGCCGCTGGATCGCGTCATCTGCCAACGCGACGGCCGCGTCTCACGGCACGTCAGCGCCGTCGCGCGCCAATGTGCGGGCCGTCGGGATGCCTCGGTAA
- a CDS encoding MerR family transcriptional regulator, producing the protein MKIGELARESGLAPSRIRFYEREGLIGSIDRGLNGYRQYSRGTRQILEIIVMAQQAGFSLDEIRNLLPPHGKGDWSRDTLVAALKAKVVEVAALQRRLSETQAGLEAVIARIEATPPGSDCFENAEAVLAGLREQAKAG; encoded by the coding sequence GTGAAGATCGGAGAACTGGCTCGGGAGTCCGGCCTGGCGCCGTCGCGCATCCGCTTCTATGAGCGAGAGGGCCTGATCGGGTCGATCGATCGCGGCCTGAATGGCTATCGGCAGTATTCGCGCGGAACCCGGCAGATCCTCGAGATCATCGTAATGGCTCAGCAGGCTGGATTTTCGCTCGACGAGATCCGAAACCTGCTGCCGCCGCACGGCAAGGGAGACTGGAGCCGCGACACGCTGGTGGCCGCGCTCAAGGCCAAGGTGGTCGAGGTCGCAGCCTTGCAGCGGCGATTGTCCGAAACCCAGGCTGGGCTCGAGGCCGTGATCGCCCGGATCGAAGCCACGCCGCCGGGCAGCGACTGCTTCGAGAACGCCGAAGCCGTCCTGGCTGGTCTCAGGGAACAGGCCAAAGCCGGTTGA
- a CDS encoding lytic murein transglycosylase: MRATGTTRTRLSSASLIALALLLPGSTQAQSAGNGLTNLIDSIFSPNAATPPQAATGQDGAAPPWSGEDGASGHPLMTAAAIRQAASDFPNCVAAMWPDAARRNITQQNFERFTAGLQPDLRIMDLLDSQPEFTKAIWDYLDILVSDTRLAKGREILAKYKPQFDATEKAYGVDRYIIAAIWGIESNYSTQMGDRSVVQSTATLACIGRRQAYFKDEFLSALEILNRGDLRPEQMRGSWAGAFGPTQFMPTAFKRYAVDGDGDGRRDVVDNPSDLIASTANNLKKDGWQTGASWGYEVVLPQGLNYMLADRAKAMPLSQWEQLGVKRPGGQPFPRPSDKAYLLAPAGAEGPGFLMLQNFRVIMKYNPAEAYALAIGHFADRLRGGQPFVQPWPRQERVLSRAERLELQQLLAQRGFYKGTPDGQFGGQTREALRGFQVSIGAPADGFATAEVLERLRGR, translated from the coding sequence ATGCGCGCGACCGGAACAACAAGGACCAGGCTTTCCAGCGCGAGCTTGATCGCGCTGGCCCTGCTGCTGCCCGGCAGCACGCAAGCTCAATCGGCCGGCAACGGCCTGACCAACCTGATCGACAGCATCTTCTCCCCGAACGCCGCGACGCCGCCGCAGGCCGCAACCGGACAGGACGGCGCAGCGCCGCCCTGGAGCGGAGAAGACGGCGCCTCCGGCCATCCCTTGATGACAGCCGCCGCAATCCGCCAGGCCGCATCCGACTTCCCGAACTGCGTCGCGGCGATGTGGCCGGATGCCGCACGGCGCAACATCACCCAGCAAAATTTCGAGCGCTTCACCGCGGGCCTGCAGCCCGACCTGCGCATCATGGATCTCTTGGATTCGCAGCCGGAATTCACCAAGGCGATCTGGGACTATCTCGACATTCTCGTCAGCGACACCAGGCTCGCCAAGGGTCGCGAGATCCTCGCGAAATACAAGCCGCAGTTCGACGCAACCGAGAAGGCCTATGGCGTCGACCGCTATATCATCGCGGCGATCTGGGGCATCGAGTCGAACTACTCGACCCAGATGGGCGATCGCAGCGTGGTGCAGTCGACCGCGACGCTCGCCTGCATCGGCCGCCGCCAGGCCTATTTCAAGGACGAATTCCTGTCGGCGCTGGAGATTCTCAACCGCGGCGATCTCAGGCCCGAACAGATGCGCGGCTCCTGGGCCGGCGCGTTCGGCCCGACCCAGTTCATGCCGACCGCATTCAAGCGCTACGCCGTCGACGGCGACGGCGACGGCCGCCGCGACGTCGTCGACAATCCGAGCGACCTGATCGCCTCGACCGCCAACAATCTGAAGAAGGACGGCTGGCAGACCGGCGCGAGCTGGGGCTACGAGGTGGTGCTGCCGCAGGGCCTGAATTACATGCTGGCCGACCGCGCCAAGGCGATGCCGCTGTCGCAATGGGAGCAGCTCGGCGTCAAGCGACCGGGCGGCCAGCCGTTCCCGCGGCCGTCCGACAAGGCCTATCTGCTGGCGCCGGCCGGTGCCGAGGGCCCCGGCTTCCTGATGCTGCAGAATTTCCGGGTGATCATGAAGTACAACCCGGCGGAGGCCTATGCGCTCGCGATCGGCCATTTCGCCGATCGCCTGCGCGGCGGCCAGCCCTTCGTGCAGCCCTGGCCGCGCCAGGAACGGGTGCTGTCACGCGCCGAGCGGCTGGAATTGCAGCAGCTGCTCGCCCAGCGCGGCTTCTACAAGGGCACGCCCGACGGCCAGTTCGGCGGCCAGACCCGCGAGGCACTGCGCGGCTTCCAGGTCTCGATCGGGGCGCCGGCCGACGGTTTTGCCACCGCCGAGGTGCTGGAACGGCTGCGGGGGCGATAG
- a CDS encoding IS4 family transposase: MARPGSCIRRLGEDRAGEMQFRRLLHNPSVTAAEMSRHAGDLTGQRAAGRHVVVAQDTSELILGGRRSRQCYGPVAKGNAAGLLLHVALAVEAETQGLLGLVSMQVWNRNREELAPRRKRATAAKESQRWIESSERAGEVLAAAASVTMVSDRESDFYELFVKRPQNVELVVRACQNRRIEGSEEDPDLLFTFIDAQAEQGRVAMTVPAAPGRRARDTEFAVRFAPVAVCRPLHGADPTLPETVHLTLVDVREVSEPKDGSAPVHWRLLTTHAVATLNDARQVVGFYRTRWVIEEFFRTLKTAGFDIEEADIGDPQAMINFVAAAAVAAITIKQLVQARDGNTDQLLSDAFEPDDQPILEAVSARLEGKTERQRNPHPKGSLAFVAWVIARLGGWTGYYGKPGPKVIRIGLAKFHAIKYGANLRLQNV, encoded by the coding sequence GTGGCCCGGCCTGGCTCGTGCATCCGCCGCCTCGGTGAGGACCGTGCGGGCGAGATGCAGTTTCGCCGGCTTCTTCACAATCCGTCGGTGACGGCCGCAGAGATGTCACGGCATGCCGGAGACCTCACCGGGCAGCGAGCGGCTGGTCGGCATGTTGTTGTCGCACAGGACACGTCGGAATTGATCTTGGGCGGCCGGCGGTCGCGACAATGCTACGGACCGGTCGCCAAAGGCAATGCCGCGGGTTTGTTGCTGCATGTGGCACTGGCGGTAGAGGCCGAGACGCAAGGGTTGCTCGGTCTGGTCTCGATGCAGGTCTGGAACCGTAACCGAGAGGAGTTGGCACCACGGCGCAAGCGGGCGACGGCGGCTAAGGAATCGCAACGATGGATCGAGAGCAGCGAACGGGCGGGTGAGGTACTGGCTGCGGCGGCCAGCGTCACGATGGTATCGGACCGCGAAAGCGACTTTTACGAACTGTTCGTGAAGCGTCCGCAAAACGTCGAATTGGTTGTGAGGGCCTGCCAGAATCGGCGGATCGAGGGGTCCGAAGAAGACCCGGATTTGCTGTTCACCTTCATCGACGCCCAGGCCGAACAAGGGCGCGTTGCCATGACGGTCCCCGCCGCACCAGGACGGCGCGCGCGCGATACCGAGTTCGCAGTGCGCTTCGCGCCGGTGGCCGTATGCCGGCCGCTCCATGGAGCCGATCCGACGTTGCCCGAGACGGTTCACCTGACGCTGGTCGATGTCCGCGAGGTATCGGAGCCGAAAGACGGTAGCGCACCTGTGCATTGGCGGCTTTTGACTACCCACGCTGTCGCTACATTGAACGACGCGCGTCAAGTGGTCGGCTTCTACCGGACGCGTTGGGTGATCGAGGAGTTCTTCCGTACGCTCAAGACGGCAGGCTTCGATATAGAGGAAGCCGATATCGGCGACCCGCAGGCCATGATCAACTTCGTCGCTGCTGCAGCCGTTGCGGCCATCACCATCAAGCAACTCGTCCAGGCCCGCGACGGCAACACGGATCAGCTCCTGAGCGATGCCTTCGAGCCGGACGACCAACCCATCCTCGAAGCCGTCTCCGCCCGGCTCGAAGGCAAGACCGAGCGGCAACGCAATCCGCACCCGAAGGGATCCCTGGCCTTTGTCGCTTGGGTCATCGCACGCCTCGGCGGCTGGACCGGCTACTACGGCAAGCCGGGTCCCAAAGTCATCCGCATCGGCCTTGCCAAGTTCCACGCCATCAAATACGGCGCCAATCTAAGGCTTCAGAATGTGTGA
- a CDS encoding SGNH family hydrolase produces MAKPKSFLRLFTEAGPLVALTVALALLIGIAEPASAQFFGLPGFGGGPPQPQRRAPPQHGGGGGGWFGGDFFAPFQQQPQSSQPQRPREDFSRAPPPAKREAAAERNVLVIGDAMADWLAYGLEDAYSDQPDMGVIRKHKTVSGLIRYQPKGDPADWAAAAKGILAAENPDAIVVMLGLNDRTSIREPVAEKKVDKKDEKKDARGKPDAKPGDKPDAAAKSDGKTDSKPVDAELPADDADTDSQAAPEKTARSPNGLYDFRDDRWVELYGKKIEELINVLKSKGVPVLWVGLPAIRGQKGTSDMLFLDALYRDGAGKAGITYVDVWDGFVDEAGRFMPKGPDFEGQPRKLRSDDGVFFTKAGARKLAHYVEREVTRLLAVRTGPIALPSEPATPETSTEPGKPAPRPLAGPVLPLVASTVGTDQLLGGPGSRPAAVDALAARTLVKGEALAPPAGRADDFAWPRREMGREQAKGDVPVAATTPAAPAGGPANPPPSTTAIAPDGSIITAPKPPRRVFRPAQAQPQQQPQTQPWLRDIFGFGAPQQQRPLVAPPPRPPRNVGQRAAVPGNPWQ; encoded by the coding sequence ATGGCGAAGCCGAAATCCTTCCTGCGCCTATTCACCGAAGCCGGTCCGCTGGTCGCGCTGACGGTGGCGCTTGCGCTGTTGATCGGCATTGCCGAGCCCGCCTCGGCGCAGTTCTTCGGCTTGCCCGGCTTCGGTGGCGGACCGCCGCAACCGCAGCGCCGCGCTCCGCCGCAGCACGGCGGTGGTGGCGGCGGCTGGTTCGGGGGCGATTTCTTCGCGCCATTCCAGCAGCAGCCGCAATCATCACAGCCGCAGCGGCCACGCGAGGATTTCTCGCGCGCTCCGCCGCCGGCGAAGCGCGAAGCCGCCGCCGAGCGCAACGTGCTCGTGATCGGCGACGCCATGGCCGACTGGCTCGCCTATGGCCTGGAAGATGCCTATTCCGACCAGCCCGACATGGGCGTGATCCGCAAGCACAAGACGGTCTCCGGCCTGATCCGCTATCAGCCCAAGGGCGATCCGGCGGATTGGGCTGCGGCCGCCAAGGGCATTCTCGCCGCCGAGAACCCCGACGCCATCGTCGTGATGCTCGGCCTCAACGACCGCACCTCGATCCGCGAACCGGTCGCGGAGAAGAAGGTCGACAAGAAGGACGAGAAAAAGGACGCGCGCGGCAAGCCGGACGCAAAGCCCGGCGACAAGCCCGATGCGGCCGCCAAGTCCGACGGCAAGACCGACAGCAAGCCGGTCGATGCCGAGCTGCCGGCCGACGACGCCGACACGGACTCACAGGCTGCGCCGGAAAAGACCGCGCGCTCGCCCAATGGCCTTTATGACTTCCGCGACGACCGCTGGGTCGAGCTCTACGGCAAGAAGATCGAGGAGCTGATCAACGTGCTGAAGAGCAAGGGCGTGCCGGTGCTGTGGGTCGGCCTGCCCGCGATCCGCGGCCAGAAGGGCACGTCGGACATGCTGTTCCTCGACGCGCTCTATCGCGACGGCGCCGGCAAGGCCGGCATCACCTATGTCGACGTCTGGGACGGCTTTGTCGACGAGGCCGGCCGCTTCATGCCGAAGGGCCCGGACTTCGAAGGCCAGCCGCGCAAGCTGCGCTCCGATGACGGCGTGTTCTTCACCAAAGCCGGCGCGCGCAAGCTCGCGCACTATGTCGAGCGCGAGGTGACCCGCCTGCTCGCGGTCCGCACCGGCCCGATCGCGCTGCCGAGCGAACCGGCAACGCCCGAGACCAGCACCGAGCCCGGCAAGCCCGCGCCGCGGCCGCTGGCAGGGCCCGTGCTGCCGCTGGTCGCCTCCACGGTCGGTACCGATCAACTGCTCGGCGGCCCCGGCTCACGCCCCGCCGCGGTCGACGCGCTTGCCGCACGCACGCTGGTGAAAGGCGAGGCCTTGGCGCCGCCGGCCGGCCGCGCCGATGATTTCGCCTGGCCGCGCCGCGAAATGGGGCGCGAGCAGGCCAAGGGCGACGTGCCGGTTGCCGCGACCACGCCGGCCGCCCCAGCGGGAGGCCCTGCGAATCCGCCGCCCTCGACCACGGCGATCGCGCCCGACGGCTCGATCATCACCGCGCCGAAGCCGCCAAGACGCGTGTTCCGTCCGGCCCAGGCCCAGCCGCAACAGCAGCCACAGACGCAGCCCTGGCTGCGTGACATCTTCGGATTCGGCGCGCCGCAGCAGCAGCGCCCGCTGGTCGCCCCGCCGCCGCGCCCGCCGCGCAATGTCGGACAGCGTGCCGCGGTGCCGGGGAATCCCTGGCAGTAG
- a CDS encoding CsbD family protein, with protein MDKDRIFGTAKEFVGKAEGAVGDAAGDAQTQASGRAREAAGAVQDLYGQAKDAARDAADTAVNYAKDAYENRGETVRSGQRAMAQTVQDNPLGSLLIAGGIGFALALLMTRQPRRPPSRWRYYG; from the coding sequence ATGGACAAGGATCGGATTTTCGGAACGGCGAAGGAATTCGTGGGCAAGGCCGAAGGCGCCGTCGGCGATGCGGCCGGCGATGCGCAGACCCAGGCCTCGGGCCGCGCGCGCGAAGCCGCAGGCGCGGTGCAGGATCTCTACGGCCAGGCCAAGGATGCCGCGCGCGACGCCGCTGACACCGCGGTCAACTACGCCAAGGATGCTTATGAGAATCGCGGCGAGACCGTTCGCAGCGGACAGAGGGCGATGGCGCAAACGGTGCAGGACAATCCGCTCGGATCGCTCCTGATCGCCGGCGGCATCGGCTTTGCGCTGGCGCTGTTGATGACGCGCCAGCCGCGCCGCCCGCCGTCACGCTGGCGCTACTACGGCTGA
- a CDS encoding SDR family NAD(P)-dependent oxidoreductase: MNELDFGGKQVLVVGGSSGIGNGIAQAFRAKGARVAVYGTRAQASDYSAEEGSHLEGLAYAQLDVGNPQAIESLTPSFDRLDVLVLAQGAVIYRRGEFQMEGFRKVMEVNLMSLMACATKFHAMLSAAKGSLIIVSSTAAYHSTMGNPAYNASKTGAVGLTRTLGEAWAENGIRVNGIAPGLVDTKMTKATTANPKRLEGALERIPLKRLGTPADMAGAALFLASPLASYVVGQTIIVDGGLIL, from the coding sequence ATGAACGAGCTCGATTTCGGCGGCAAGCAAGTACTGGTGGTCGGCGGCTCCAGCGGCATCGGCAACGGCATCGCGCAGGCCTTCCGCGCCAAGGGCGCGCGCGTTGCCGTGTACGGCACCCGCGCGCAGGCGAGCGACTATTCCGCTGAGGAAGGCTCGCATCTCGAGGGCCTTGCCTATGCGCAGCTCGACGTCGGTAATCCGCAGGCGATCGAAAGCCTCACGCCGTCGTTCGATCGGCTCGACGTGCTGGTGCTGGCGCAAGGCGCGGTGATTTACCGCCGCGGGGAATTCCAGATGGAAGGCTTCCGCAAGGTGATGGAAGTCAATCTAATGAGCCTGATGGCCTGCGCCACCAAATTCCACGCGATGCTGAGCGCAGCCAAGGGATCGCTGATCATCGTGAGCTCGACCGCGGCCTATCATTCCACCATGGGCAATCCGGCCTACAACGCCTCGAAGACCGGCGCAGTCGGCCTGACGCGCACGCTCGGCGAGGCCTGGGCCGAGAACGGCATCCGCGTCAACGGCATCGCGCCCGGCCTCGTCGACACCAAGATGACCAAGGCGACGACGGCGAATCCAAAGCGGCTCGAAGGCGCGCTCGAGCGCATTCCGCTGAAGCGTCTCGGCACGCCCGCCGACATGGCCGGCGCCGCGCTGTTCCTGGCCTCGCCGCTCGCCTCTTACGTCGTCGGCCAGACCATCATCGTCGATGGCGGGCTCATTCTTTAG
- a CDS encoding SDR family NAD(P)-dependent oxidoreductase, which yields MSEFKQLSRSVKGLTVLVTGAASGMGRATARVFADEGANVAVTDLTEEGTQAVAKEIAASGGSAKAWTLDVSDRDAITRVVGDVAAHFGGLDIIVNNAGISVRVPIDDPGYEDAWAKGIAVMLTAHPRIIRAALPYLRKSRSPRIVNIASTEALGATGMHSPYSAAKGGVTSLTRSLAVELGREGITVNCICPGPIRTAITDRISEEHKTIYAKRRTALGRYGDPEEVAHMTLSLCLPAASFLTGAVIPVDGGLMARNA from the coding sequence ATGTCCGAATTCAAACAGCTCAGCCGCTCGGTGAAGGGCCTCACCGTTCTCGTCACCGGTGCCGCCAGCGGCATGGGCCGCGCCACCGCGCGCGTGTTCGCCGATGAGGGCGCCAATGTCGCGGTCACCGATCTGACCGAAGAGGGCACGCAGGCGGTGGCGAAGGAAATCGCAGCAAGCGGCGGCTCGGCAAAGGCCTGGACGCTCGACGTCAGCGACCGCGACGCCATCACCAGGGTCGTCGGCGATGTCGCGGCGCATTTCGGCGGGCTCGACATCATCGTCAACAATGCCGGCATCTCGGTGCGCGTGCCGATCGACGATCCCGGTTACGAGGACGCCTGGGCCAAGGGCATCGCGGTGATGCTGACCGCGCATCCGCGCATCATCCGCGCCGCACTGCCATACCTGCGCAAGTCGCGTTCGCCGCGCATCGTCAACATCGCCTCGACCGAGGCGCTCGGCGCGACCGGGATGCACAGCCCCTACTCCGCGGCAAAGGGCGGCGTCACCAGCCTGACCCGCTCGCTCGCGGTGGAACTGGGACGCGAAGGCATCACCGTGAACTGTATCTGCCCGGGCCCGATCCGCACCGCGATTACCGACCGCATCTCCGAGGAGCACAAGACGATCTACGCCAAGCGCCGCACCGCGCTCGGCCGCTACGGCGATCCAGAAGAGGTCGCGCACATGACGCTGAGCCTGTGCCTGCCCGCCGCATCGTTCCTGACCGGCGCGGTGATTCCGGTCGACGGCGGGTTGATGGCGCGGAATGCCTGA
- a CDS encoding TauD/TfdA dioxygenase family protein yields the protein MTVLIRQLHKHFVGEVSGVDLRKPLTKKEAIDIEAGMDKYAVLIFHGQDITDEQQMAFALNFGERENARGGTVTKKEDYRLSSGLNDVSNLGKDGKPLPKDHRTHLFNLGNCLWHSDSSFRPIPAKFSLLSARIVNPKGGNTEFADMRAAYDALDDETKAEIDDMICEHSLMYSRGSLGFLDYTDEEKEMFKPVLQRLVRTHPVHGRKSLYLSSHAGAIRGMSMPEARLLLRDLTEHATQPEFVYVHKWTVHDLVMWDNRQTVHRVRRYDQSQPRDMRRATVAGTQPTVAQEAAE from the coding sequence ATGACGGTCCTGATCCGGCAGCTTCACAAGCATTTCGTCGGCGAGGTCTCCGGCGTCGATCTGCGCAAGCCGCTGACGAAGAAGGAAGCGATCGACATCGAGGCCGGCATGGACAAATACGCCGTGCTCATCTTCCACGGCCAGGACATCACGGACGAGCAGCAGATGGCGTTCGCGCTGAATTTCGGCGAGCGCGAGAACGCGCGCGGCGGCACGGTGACGAAGAAGGAAGACTACCGCCTCTCCTCCGGGCTCAACGACGTCTCCAATCTCGGCAAGGACGGCAAGCCGCTGCCGAAGGATCACCGCACCCATCTGTTCAATCTCGGCAACTGCCTGTGGCACTCCGACAGCTCGTTCCGGCCGATCCCGGCGAAATTCTCGCTGCTGTCGGCGCGCATCGTCAACCCGAAGGGCGGCAACACCGAGTTCGCCGACATGCGCGCGGCCTATGACGCGCTCGACGACGAGACCAAAGCCGAGATCGACGACATGATCTGCGAGCACTCGCTGATGTATTCGCGCGGCTCGCTCGGCTTCCTCGACTATACCGACGAGGAGAAGGAGATGTTCAAGCCGGTGCTGCAGCGCCTGGTGCGCACCCACCCGGTGCACGGCCGCAAGTCGCTGTATCTGTCCTCGCATGCCGGCGCCATCAGGGGCATGAGCATGCCGGAGGCGCGGCTGCTGCTGCGCGATCTCACCGAGCACGCCACGCAGCCGGAATTCGTCTATGTGCACAAATGGACGGTGCATGACCTCGTGATGTGGGACAACCGCCAGACCGTGCACCGGGTGCGCCGCTACGACCAGTCGCAGCCCCGCGACATGCGCCGCGCCACGGTGGCCGGCACCCAGCCGACCGTCGCGCAGGAGGCGGCGGAGTAG
- a CDS encoding IS110 family transposase: protein MREIIRIGMDTSKHIFVLHGVDAAEQPVLRKKLSRKQVLEFFAKLPPTVIGMEACGAAHYWGRELGKLGHEVKLIAPQLVKPYVLRNKNDGRDADGVCEAMGRPRMRFVPVKSAEQQAALMLAGVRDGLIGRRTQLSNAIRGYAAEFGLIAPKGLDKIEPLLARITQDESVPAMARELFAMQGRDYAQLQGELKAVEARLLAWHQANATSRRLAQIPSVGPIIATSLVMKTPDPHAFRSGRLFAAWLGLTPKDHSTAGKTRLGKITRAGDETLRRLLVAGATAVIRQARLGRGHPSRWLVALLRRKPPKLAAVALANKVARIAWKLMATGESYDAARMNAVT from the coding sequence GTGAGAGAGATTATCCGTATTGGGATGGATACGTCGAAGCATATTTTTGTGCTGCATGGAGTTGACGCGGCGGAACAGCCGGTGTTGCGCAAGAAGCTGTCGCGCAAGCAGGTGCTTGAGTTTTTTGCCAAGCTTCCGCCGACCGTGATCGGGATGGAGGCCTGCGGGGCGGCTCATTACTGGGGGCGCGAGCTTGGCAAGCTTGGCCATGAGGTGAAGCTGATAGCGCCGCAGTTGGTGAAGCCTTATGTGCTGCGGAACAAGAACGACGGGCGAGATGCGGATGGGGTGTGCGAAGCGATGGGCCGACCGCGGATGCGGTTTGTGCCGGTGAAGAGCGCCGAACAGCAGGCCGCGCTGATGCTTGCAGGTGTCCGCGATGGGCTGATCGGCCGCCGTACCCAGCTCAGCAATGCGATCCGCGGCTACGCGGCGGAGTTTGGCCTGATCGCGCCGAAGGGGTTGGACAAGATCGAGCCGCTGTTGGCCCGGATCACGCAGGACGAGAGCGTTCCCGCTATGGCGCGCGAGCTGTTCGCCATGCAGGGCCGTGACTATGCGCAGTTGCAGGGTGAGCTGAAGGCGGTCGAGGCCAGGCTGCTGGCCTGGCACCAGGCCAACGCCACAAGCCGTCGTCTGGCCCAGATCCCCTCGGTCGGTCCGATCATCGCGACCTCGCTTGTGATGAAGACGCCGGACCCGCACGCCTTCCGCTCCGGCCGCTTGTTCGCGGCCTGGCTCGGCCTGACGCCCAAGGACCATTCCACCGCCGGCAAAACCAGGCTCGGCAAGATCACCCGCGCTGGCGACGAGACCCTGCGTCGCCTGCTCGTGGCCGGGGCGACCGCGGTGATCCGGCAGGCAAGGCTCGGGCGCGGCCACCCCTCGCGCTGGCTCGTGGCGTTGCTCAGGCGCAAGCCGCCGAAGCTTGCGGCCGTGGCGCTCGCCAACAAGGTGGCCCGCATCGCCTGGAAGCTGATGGCGACCGGCGAGAGCTATGATGCCGCACGCATGAACGCTGTCACCTAA
- a CDS encoding YqgE/AlgH family protein, with product MRPEGKTGKTRKTAAGRSPAVGPHATEDGYLDGQMLIAMPVMNDPRFERSVIYMCAHSSEGAMGIIVNRPAGSIDFPGLLVQLDIIEKSDQITLPENAEMMKVMKGGPVDTGRGFVLHSSDFYIQDATLNIDDGISLTATVDILKAIAKGSGPKHAILALGYAGWAPGQLENEIQHNGWLHCDADPELIFGTDVDEKYARALRKIGIEAGMLSNDAGHA from the coding sequence ATGCGCCCTGAAGGCAAAACAGGCAAGACTCGCAAGACCGCCGCCGGCAGAAGCCCGGCCGTCGGTCCCCATGCCACCGAAGATGGCTATCTCGATGGCCAGATGCTGATCGCGATGCCTGTGATGAACGACCCGCGCTTCGAACGCTCCGTGATCTACATGTGCGCCCATTCGTCGGAGGGCGCGATGGGCATCATCGTCAATCGCCCGGCCGGCAGCATCGATTTCCCGGGGCTGCTGGTGCAGCTCGACATCATCGAGAAGTCGGACCAGATCACGCTGCCGGAAAACGCCGAGATGATGAAGGTGATGAAGGGCGGCCCGGTCGACACCGGCCGCGGCTTCGTGCTGCACTCCAGCGACTTCTACATCCAGGATGCGACGCTGAACATCGACGACGGCATCTCGCTCACCGCGACCGTCGACATCCTCAAGGCGATCGCCAAGGGCTCCGGTCCCAAGCACGCGATCCTCGCGCTGGGCTATGCCGGCTGGGCGCCGGGCCAGCTCGAGAACGAGATCCAGCACAATGGCTGGCTGCATTGCGATGCCGATCCGGAGCTGATCTTCGGCACCGATGTCGACGAGAAATACGCGCGCGCCCTGCGCAAGATCGGCATCGAAGCCGGCATGCTGTCGAACGACGCCGGGCACGCGTAG